In Halosegnis marinus, one genomic interval encodes:
- a CDS encoding DUF5795 family protein, protein MADNRVVEGRMVTPKKLAELVEGERVMDAEGIEDADHDCPECGGDVVSVGYMPSVTAFVTGYKCQECSWSERDD, encoded by the coding sequence ATGGCCGACAACCGTGTCGTCGAGGGGCGGATGGTGACGCCGAAGAAGCTCGCCGAACTGGTCGAGGGCGAGCGCGTGATGGACGCTGAGGGCATCGAGGACGCCGACCACGACTGCCCCGAGTGCGGCGGCGACGTCGTGAGCGTGGGCTACATGCCCTCGGTCACGGCGTTCGTCACCGGCTACAAGTGCCAGGAGTGCTCGTGGAGCGAGCGCGACGACTAA
- a CDS encoding methylated-DNA--[protein]-cysteine S-methyltransferase, translating to MQVTVRGYPFDLDERFLDAPPEKVREQVAAYGAGERTAFDLGVALPEGLLGEVMAAMLAIPYGETRTYGDLAAELDTGAVAVGQACGSNPVPVVVPCHRVVGTDSLGGFSAAGGPAAKRALLDHERGQQKLSAY from the coding sequence GTGCAGGTCACCGTCCGCGGCTACCCGTTCGACCTCGACGAGCGGTTCCTCGATGCCCCGCCCGAGAAGGTCCGCGAGCAGGTGGCCGCCTACGGGGCCGGCGAGCGGACGGCGTTCGACCTCGGCGTGGCGCTCCCCGAGGGACTCCTCGGGGAGGTGATGGCCGCGATGCTGGCGATCCCGTACGGCGAGACGCGAACGTACGGCGACCTCGCCGCGGAACTCGACACCGGCGCCGTCGCCGTCGGGCAGGCCTGCGGCTCGAACCCCGTCCCCGTGGTCGTACCGTGTCACCGCGTCGTCGGGACGGACTCGCTCGGCGGCTTCTCGGCCGCCGGCGGCCCGGCGGCGAAGCGGGCGCTGCTCGACCACGAGCGCGGCCAACAGAAACTGAGCGCCTACTAG
- the udk gene encoding uridine kinase, with product MPVPSLVIGIAGGTGAGKTTIAREITSGVDSVTLVPLDNYYEDRSGLPMAEREEINYDHPAAFDWELLRDHLVALCEGRVIEMPEYDFSVHNRTDETTRVEPGEVVIVEGILTLHDAAVRDMLDVKLYVETDADVRIIRRIRRDVVERGRDLEGVVSQYLSTVKPMHEQFVAPTKREADLIIPEGANDTAVGLLRERVHGVVSGEERPEF from the coding sequence ATGCCCGTTCCGTCGCTCGTCATCGGTATCGCCGGGGGGACCGGCGCCGGCAAGACGACTATCGCCCGCGAGATCACGTCCGGCGTCGACTCCGTGACGCTCGTCCCGCTCGACAACTACTACGAGGACCGTTCGGGCCTGCCGATGGCCGAGCGCGAGGAGATAAACTACGACCACCCGGCCGCGTTCGACTGGGAGCTGTTGCGCGACCACCTCGTCGCGCTGTGTGAGGGGCGCGTTATCGAGATGCCGGAGTACGACTTCTCGGTTCACAACCGCACGGACGAGACCACCCGCGTCGAGCCGGGAGAGGTGGTCATCGTCGAGGGGATCCTAACGCTCCACGACGCGGCTGTCCGCGACATGCTGGACGTGAAGCTCTACGTCGAGACGGACGCCGACGTCCGCATCATCCGGCGTATCCGCCGGGACGTGGTCGAGCGCGGGCGCGACCTCGAAGGCGTGGTGTCGCAGTACCTATCGACGGTGAAGCCGATGCACGAGCAGTTCGTCGCCCCGACGAAGCGGGAGGCGGACCTCATCATCCCGGAGGGGGCCAACGATACGGCGGTCGGCCTGCTCCGCGAGCGGGTCCACGGCGTCGTGTCCGGGGAGGAGCGGCCGGAGTTCTAG
- a CDS encoding class I SAM-dependent methyltransferase, with protein sequence MLSEGERSRLVEGDDADFYAQPRLVHHVDEGFRARLTALYREHLADGDRVVDIMSSWVSHLPEEWSGEVVGHGMNAAELDANDRLDEYWTGSFNDDPTFPLADASVDAVLCAVSVQYLQYPAEVFAEIARVLRPGGVVVVSFSNRMFVQKAVRAWRERDMDGRADLVCEYVRSTGAFDEPTVVRDRPATDPFYAVVARRP encoded by the coding sequence ATGCTCTCCGAGGGCGAGCGGTCGCGGCTCGTCGAGGGCGACGACGCCGACTTCTACGCACAGCCGCGGCTCGTCCACCACGTCGACGAGGGGTTCCGCGCGCGGCTCACGGCCCTCTACCGCGAACACCTCGCGGACGGCGACCGCGTGGTCGACATCATGTCCTCGTGGGTGAGCCACCTCCCGGAGGAGTGGTCGGGCGAGGTCGTCGGCCACGGGATGAACGCCGCCGAACTGGACGCGAACGACCGCCTCGACGAGTACTGGACGGGCAGTTTCAACGACGACCCGACGTTCCCGCTCGCGGACGCGAGCGTCGACGCCGTGCTCTGTGCCGTCTCGGTCCAGTACCTCCAGTACCCGGCGGAGGTGTTCGCGGAGATCGCCCGCGTGCTCCGGCCGGGTGGGGTCGTGGTCGTCTCCTTCTCGAACCGGATGTTCGTGCAAAAGGCGGTGCGGGCGTGGCGCGAGCGCGACATGGACGGGCGCGCCGACCTCGTGTGCGAGTACGTCCGCTCGACGGGCGCGTTCGACGAGCCGACGGTCGTGCGCGACCGCCCGGCGACGGACCCCTTCTACGCGGTCGTCGCCCGGCGGCCCTGA
- a CDS encoding DUF5794 domain-containing protein, whose amino-acid sequence MSVSQHPIAARLERQVGEGTKLLATVMGLPLVDGIFPALVLAGALSSVLGIIEVGLLVFGGSATLAVVLAEMEGTRREQIGAVLVVGAGVMLVAAVETAVAPTIESALDTATFERFAALVILAIAAKTASATVGEYLPSPGVIVGLGLVASFDPSGFQFALIADPMDVARGVAAAGVGVSFALSVAVFGPWLRGNVDIDRFRFGSAVALGVLPLTILDVIRTDAPIALAVLAVTSLLALDPGGSPVAEKDNASSPPEASPATDGGDGAVASDAEADEVDDDYEEESSGSDRRMGGDRAPWL is encoded by the coding sequence ATGAGCGTCTCCCAACACCCGATAGCCGCACGCCTAGAGCGACAGGTGGGCGAGGGGACGAAGCTCCTCGCCACGGTCATGGGGCTGCCGCTCGTGGACGGCATCTTCCCCGCCCTCGTGCTCGCGGGCGCGCTCTCCTCGGTTCTGGGTATCATCGAGGTGGGACTGCTCGTCTTCGGCGGCTCCGCCACCCTCGCGGTCGTCCTCGCGGAGATGGAGGGGACCCGCCGCGAGCAGATCGGCGCGGTGCTCGTCGTCGGCGCGGGCGTGATGCTCGTCGCCGCCGTCGAGACGGCCGTCGCCCCGACCATCGAGTCGGCGCTCGACACGGCCACGTTCGAGCGGTTCGCCGCGCTCGTCATCCTCGCTATCGCCGCGAAGACCGCCTCCGCCACGGTCGGCGAGTACCTCCCTTCGCCCGGCGTCATCGTGGGGCTGGGGCTGGTCGCCTCGTTCGACCCCTCGGGCTTCCAGTTCGCGCTCATCGCGGACCCCATGGACGTGGCCCGCGGCGTCGCCGCCGCCGGCGTGGGCGTCTCCTTCGCCCTCTCGGTGGCCGTCTTCGGCCCGTGGCTCCGCGGCAACGTCGACATCGACCGCTTCCGGTTCGGGAGCGCCGTCGCGCTCGGCGTCCTCCCGCTGACCATCCTCGACGTCATCCGGACGGACGCGCCCATCGCGCTGGCCGTCCTCGCGGTCACGTCGCTGCTCGCGCTCGACCCCGGCGGGTCGCCGGTCGCGGAGAAGGACAACGCGTCGAGCCCCCCCGAGGCGTCGCCCGCCACCGACGGCGGCGACGGCGCTGTCGCGTCGGACGCGGAGGCCGACGAGGTGGACGACGACTACGAGGAGGAGTCGTCCGGCTCGGACCGGCGCATGGGCGGCGACCGCGCCCCGTGGCTGTGA
- the aroC gene encoding chorismate synthase, giving the protein MNGNRFGRLFQFATYGESHGDAMGVTVSGCPAGVEIDEQVVQRELDRRKPGQSMITTSRGEPDEVVINSGTQDGYTTGTPIGMVIQNKDARSGKYEPFVTAPRPSHGDYTYSAKFGTRNWGGGGRSSARETVNWVAAGAVAKAVLDQSDHDVEIKAHVNRIGDIEAPDVSFEQILEYSEENEVRCADPDTAEEMRDAIDRYQQEGDSIGGSIYFEARGVPRGLGAPRFDSFPARLGQAMFAIPATTAVEYGQGRDSASVRGSDRNEDWAFDDGSRDDVVSEAGDPVPVGNDHGGLQGGITTGEPIYGEATWHAPTSIPKEQRTVDWETGEEKEIQVVGRHDPSLPPRAVPVVEAMLYCTVLDFMLLGGRINPDRLDGRPGAYDTEYHPSSPRADPEDAATSAETVDDEE; this is encoded by the coding sequence ATGAACGGCAACCGTTTCGGCCGGCTCTTCCAGTTCGCGACCTACGGGGAGAGCCACGGGGACGCGATGGGGGTCACCGTCTCCGGCTGCCCGGCCGGCGTCGAGATAGACGAGCAGGTCGTCCAGCGGGAACTCGACCGGCGCAAGCCGGGCCAGTCGATGATAACGACCTCCCGCGGGGAGCCGGACGAGGTCGTCATCAACTCCGGCACGCAGGACGGCTACACCACGGGGACGCCCATCGGGATGGTTATCCAGAACAAGGACGCCCGCTCGGGGAAGTACGAGCCGTTCGTGACGGCTCCCCGGCCGAGCCACGGCGACTACACCTACTCCGCGAAGTTCGGGACGCGCAACTGGGGCGGCGGCGGCCGCTCCTCCGCGCGGGAGACGGTGAACTGGGTCGCGGCCGGCGCGGTGGCGAAGGCGGTCCTCGACCAGTCCGACCATGACGTCGAGATCAAGGCGCACGTCAACCGCATCGGCGACATCGAGGCGCCCGATGTGAGCTTCGAGCAGATACTCGAATACTCGGAGGAGAACGAGGTCCGGTGTGCCGACCCCGACACCGCGGAGGAGATGCGCGACGCCATCGACCGCTACCAGCAGGAGGGCGACTCCATCGGCGGCTCCATCTACTTCGAGGCGCGCGGCGTTCCCCGCGGGCTGGGCGCGCCGCGGTTCGACTCGTTCCCCGCGCGGCTGGGGCAGGCGATGTTCGCGATTCCGGCGACGACGGCCGTCGAGTACGGCCAGGGCCGCGACTCCGCGAGCGTGCGCGGGAGCGACCGCAACGAGGACTGGGCGTTCGACGACGGCAGCCGCGACGACGTGGTCAGCGAGGCGGGCGACCCCGTCCCCGTCGGCAACGACCACGGCGGCCTCCAGGGCGGCATCACGACCGGCGAGCCGATATACGGCGAGGCGACGTGGCACGCGCCCACGTCCATCCCGAAGGAACAGCGCACCGTGGACTGGGAGACGGGCGAGGAGAAGGAGATACAGGTCGTCGGTCGGCACGACCCGTCGCTCCCGCCGCGGGCGGTGCCGGTCGTCGAGGCGATGCTCTACTGTACGGTGCTCGACTTCATGCTGCTCGGCGGGCGCATCAACCCCGACCGGCTGGACGGCCGCCCGGGCGCGTACGACACGGAGTACCACCCGTCGTCGCCGCGGGCCGACCCGGAGGACGCCGCGACGAGCGCCGAGACGGTCGACGACGAGGAGTAA
- a CDS encoding DHH family phosphoesterase encodes MSSGISMASMSTYAILGCGSVGHAVAEALVGEGKDVLILDKDEGRVEALRDQDLDARTADIAEPEVAEAVADRDVILVLASDVEANKAAVGNIREHGDDHFIVVRASDPVTADELTELGVDVVINPSAVIADSALRALETGELEYKAEQLAGVIDDTERRMAILAHRSPDPDSIASAVALQAIAESRGIEADILYDGEIGHQENRAFVNLFGIELSPLSEVDLDNYDTVALVDHAKTSEPSVTEGVDIFIDRFEPEIDYDARFTDVRPNVSSTSTILTKYIQEFDLNLSADVATALLYGIRAETLDFKRDTTPADLTAAAYLYPFADHDTLEQVESPSMSPETLDVLAEAIRNRDVKGSHLVSNAGFIRNREALSEAAQHLLNLEGITTTAVFAIADDTIYLAARSKDIRMNIGSVLDDGFGDIGEVVGHSTDASVEIPLGIFTGIEANEDNRETLLSLVREAVKGKLFSAMGVESGGESGNGS; translated from the coding sequence ATGAGCAGCGGTATCTCGATGGCCTCGATGTCCACCTACGCCATCCTCGGCTGTGGCAGCGTCGGCCACGCCGTCGCGGAGGCGCTGGTCGGGGAGGGGAAGGACGTCCTCATCCTCGACAAGGACGAGGGCCGCGTCGAGGCGCTCCGCGACCAGGACCTCGACGCCCGCACGGCGGACATCGCGGAGCCGGAGGTGGCCGAGGCCGTCGCGGACCGCGACGTCATCCTCGTGCTCGCCTCCGACGTGGAGGCGAACAAGGCCGCGGTCGGGAACATCCGCGAGCACGGCGACGACCACTTCATCGTCGTGCGCGCCTCCGACCCGGTCACCGCGGACGAACTCACCGAGCTCGGCGTCGACGTCGTCATCAACCCCTCGGCGGTCATCGCCGACTCCGCGCTGCGCGCGCTCGAAACCGGCGAACTGGAGTACAAGGCCGAACAGCTGGCCGGCGTCATCGACGACACCGAGCGCCGCATGGCCATCCTCGCGCACCGCTCGCCGGACCCCGACTCCATCGCGTCGGCCGTCGCCCTCCAGGCCATCGCCGAGTCCCGCGGCATCGAGGCTGACATCCTCTACGACGGGGAGATCGGTCACCAGGAGAACCGCGCGTTCGTGAACCTCTTCGGCATCGAACTGTCGCCCCTCTCCGAGGTCGACCTCGACAACTACGACACCGTCGCGCTGGTCGACCACGCCAAGACCTCCGAACCCTCCGTGACGGAGGGGGTGGACATCTTCATCGACCGCTTCGAGCCGGAGATCGACTACGACGCCCGCTTCACGGACGTGCGGCCGAACGTCTCCTCCACCTCGACCATCCTCACGAAGTACATCCAGGAGTTCGACCTGAACCTCTCGGCGGACGTGGCGACCGCGCTGCTGTACGGCATCCGCGCCGAGACCCTCGACTTCAAGCGCGACACCACCCCGGCGGACCTCACCGCCGCGGCGTACCTCTACCCGTTCGCGGACCACGACACGCTCGAACAGGTGGAGTCGCCGTCGATGAGCCCCGAGACGCTCGACGTGCTGGCGGAGGCCATCCGGAACCGCGACGTGAAGGGGAGCCACCTCGTCTCGAACGCCGGCTTCATCCGCAACCGCGAGGCGCTCTCGGAGGCCGCCCAACACCTCCTCAATCTGGAGGGCATCACCACGACGGCCGTGTTCGCCATCGCGGACGACACCATCTACCTCGCCGCCCGGTCGAAGGACATCCGCATGAACATCGGCTCCGTCCTCGACGACGGCTTCGGCGACATCGGCGAGGTGGTCGGCCACTCGACGGACGCCTCCGTCGAGATACCGCTCGGCATCTTCACCGGCATCGAGGCGAACGAGGACAACCGCGAGACGCTGCTCTCCCTAGTGCGCGAGGCCGTGAAGGGGAAGCTGTTCTCCGCGATGGGCGTCGAGTCCGGCGGCGAGTCCGGGAACGGCTCCTGA
- the guaB gene encoding IMP dehydrogenase, whose amino-acid sequence MAEDSPFSRKLDVPEALTFDDVLLRPMESRVEPDEADTATRVSRTVELNVPVLSAAMDTVTEAELATEMARQGGLGVLHRNMDVEETAAHVEQVKRADELVIRDVVTASPDMTVEAVDRLMGRAGVSGAPVVNDDDEVLGIISGTDIRPYIGIAEDDLVRDAMTDDVITAAEGIEAREALELMYEHKVERVPIVDDEDRLTGLVTMRGILSRREYDDAARDEQGRLLVGVAVGPFETDRAVAADEAGADVLFIDCAHAHNLNVLDSAREIKAEVAADVVVGNVGTREAAEAAVDFADGLKVGIGPGSICTTRVVSGAGMPQITAVSEVADVAAPEDVPVIADGGIRYSGDAIKAIAAGADAVMLGSYFAGTDEAPGRVITMQGKKYKQYRGMGSVGAMSEGGGDRYLKDADEDEDFVPEGVEAATPYKGSLESELHQLVGGMRSGMGYVGADTIPGFKERAEFVRVSSAGQTEGHPHDVMITDEAPNYSPQE is encoded by the coding sequence ATGGCGGAGGACTCACCGTTCTCGCGGAAACTCGACGTACCGGAGGCACTGACGTTCGACGACGTACTCCTGCGACCGATGGAGTCGCGCGTCGAGCCGGACGAGGCCGACACCGCGACCCGCGTGTCGCGCACCGTCGAACTCAACGTCCCGGTGCTCTCGGCGGCGATGGACACCGTCACCGAGGCCGAACTGGCGACGGAGATGGCTCGACAGGGCGGGCTGGGCGTCCTCCACCGGAACATGGACGTCGAGGAGACGGCCGCACACGTCGAGCAGGTGAAGCGCGCGGACGAACTCGTCATCCGCGACGTGGTGACCGCGTCGCCGGACATGACCGTCGAGGCGGTCGACCGCCTGATGGGGCGGGCGGGCGTCTCCGGCGCGCCGGTCGTGAACGACGACGACGAGGTGCTCGGCATCATCTCGGGCACCGACATCCGGCCGTACATCGGCATCGCCGAGGACGACCTCGTCCGCGACGCGATGACCGACGACGTCATCACCGCGGCCGAGGGCATCGAGGCGCGCGAGGCGCTCGAACTCATGTACGAGCACAAGGTCGAGCGCGTCCCCATCGTGGACGACGAGGACCGGCTCACCGGCCTCGTGACGATGCGCGGCATCCTCTCGCGCCGGGAGTACGACGACGCGGCCCGCGACGAACAGGGTCGCCTCCTCGTCGGGGTCGCGGTCGGCCCGTTCGAGACGGACCGCGCCGTCGCCGCCGACGAGGCCGGCGCGGACGTGCTGTTCATCGACTGTGCGCACGCACACAACCTCAACGTCCTCGACTCGGCGCGGGAGATCAAGGCCGAGGTGGCGGCGGACGTAGTCGTCGGCAACGTCGGGACGCGCGAGGCCGCGGAAGCCGCCGTCGACTTCGCCGACGGGCTGAAGGTCGGCATCGGGCCCGGCTCCATCTGTACCACGCGGGTCGTCTCGGGCGCCGGGATGCCCCAGATAACGGCCGTCTCCGAGGTCGCGGACGTGGCCGCGCCCGAGGACGTGCCGGTCATCGCGGACGGCGGCATCCGCTACTCCGGCGACGCCATCAAGGCCATCGCGGCGGGCGCCGACGCCGTCATGCTCGGCTCCTACTTCGCCGGCACCGACGAGGCCCCCGGCCGCGTCATCACGATGCAGGGCAAGAAGTACAAGCAATACCGCGGGATGGGCAGCGTCGGCGCGATGTCCGAGGGCGGCGGCGACCGCTACCTGAAGGACGCCGACGAGGACGAGGACTTCGTCCCCGAGGGCGTCGAGGCCGCCACCCCGTACAAGGGGTCGCTCGAGTCCGAACTCCACCAGCTCGTCGGCGGGATGCGCTCGGGGATGGGCTACGTCGGCGCGGACACGATTCCGGGGTTCAAGGAGCGCGCGGAGTTCGTCCGCGTCTCCTCGGCCGGCCAGACGGAGGGCCACCCCCACGACGTGATGATCACCGACGAGGCGCCCAACTACTCGCCGCAGGAGTAG
- a CDS encoding DUF2064 domain-containing protein has protein sequence MTTIAVLADPPREGLVMQRLAATSPLTEAECADLYAAAVRDVCAAAANSGGDLLVNYRPDDALPGEGDSEAELRAVVSDVAEDARFEVQVGETFAGRAGNTVSHLLETEETPSVAATRPESLFLTRQHIDEAAMKLRRSDVVLGPAPEGRVYYAGFREPVDFENAYEPPALATLTDRALDAGHDADFLPEVPVVETGGDLANALVAIRTRRKAGRLVPSHVADRLEGLGLVVESEGDRLAVTR, from the coding sequence GTGACCACCATCGCCGTCCTCGCCGACCCGCCCCGGGAGGGCCTCGTCATGCAGCGACTCGCCGCCACCTCGCCGCTCACGGAGGCCGAGTGTGCCGACCTCTACGCCGCGGCCGTCCGCGACGTGTGTGCCGCGGCCGCGAACAGCGGCGGCGACCTGCTCGTGAACTACCGGCCCGACGACGCCCTGCCGGGCGAGGGGGACTCCGAGGCCGAACTCCGCGCGGTCGTCTCGGACGTGGCCGAGGACGCCCGGTTCGAGGTGCAGGTCGGCGAGACGTTCGCCGGGCGCGCGGGCAACACCGTCTCACACCTGTTGGAAACGGAGGAGACGCCCTCGGTCGCCGCGACGCGCCCCGAGTCCCTCTTCCTCACCCGCCAGCACATCGACGAGGCCGCGATGAAGCTCCGCCGGAGCGACGTCGTCCTCGGGCCCGCGCCCGAGGGCCGCGTCTACTACGCCGGCTTCCGCGAGCCGGTGGACTTCGAGAACGCCTACGAGCCGCCCGCGCTCGCGACGCTCACCGACCGCGCGCTCGACGCGGGCCACGACGCCGACTTCCTCCCCGAGGTGCCCGTGGTCGAGACGGGGGGCGACCTCGCGAACGCGCTAGTGGCGATACGCACGCGCCGGAAGGCCGGACGGCTCGTTCCGAGCCACGTCGCGGACCGCCTGGAGGGGCTCGGCCTCGTAGTCGAAAGCGAGGGCGACCGCCTCGCCGTGACCCGCTGA
- a CDS encoding DUF5785 family protein: protein MDWPHDPDGEEGSEGMRKFGHAVIVKKVDEEESFPLDTAAFVEEYGDDPVRMDHETVVSLADVFEYVEEGEYDDIVSFHQAVGDGLRASPYWQYNPMIGDDVSA, encoded by the coding sequence ATGGATTGGCCGCACGACCCCGACGGCGAGGAGGGGAGCGAGGGGATGCGCAAGTTCGGACACGCGGTTATCGTCAAGAAGGTGGACGAGGAGGAGTCGTTCCCGCTCGATACCGCCGCGTTCGTCGAGGAGTACGGCGACGACCCCGTCCGTATGGACCACGAGACGGTCGTCTCGCTCGCGGACGTGTTCGAGTACGTCGAGGAGGGCGAGTACGACGACATCGTCTCGTTCCACCAGGCGGTCGGCGACGGCCTGCGCGCCTCGCCGTACTGGCAGTACAACCCGATGATCGGCGACGACGTCTCCGCCTAG
- a CDS encoding 2Fe-2S iron-sulfur cluster-binding protein, translated as MEEVPVTVRAEGREETLSVERGANLRRALLAAGFEVYAPAARVANCGGRGLCATCGVRVETGDGAPADADHWHDRLAARYGYPRLSCQLTVEEPLTVEIPEKRYWGQLLPR; from the coding sequence ATGGAGGAGGTGCCCGTCACGGTGCGCGCGGAGGGTCGCGAGGAGACGCTGTCCGTGGAACGCGGGGCGAATCTCCGGCGAGCATTGCTCGCCGCCGGGTTCGAGGTGTACGCCCCCGCGGCGCGGGTCGCCAACTGCGGCGGCCGGGGGCTGTGTGCGACCTGCGGGGTCCGCGTCGAAACGGGAGACGGAGCCCCGGCCGACGCCGACCACTGGCACGACCGGCTGGCGGCGCGCTACGGCTACCCGCGGCTGTCGTGTCAGCTCACGGTCGAGGAGCCGCTGACGGTGGAGATACCGGAGAAACGCTACTGGGGCCAGCTACTGCCGCGTTAG
- a CDS encoding competence/damage-inducible protein A, translating into MDVALLTVGDEVLAGDTVNTNASWLAAELAARGATVPRILTVPDDRGVIAEWVARFRADYDAVVVTGGIGGTPDDVTLEAVAEGLDREYVVFPDVREGLVAKAEAFREENPDLAESYEFDLDFDAAARLPEGARPLVTDAGWAAGCAVDGVYVFPGIPDEMKAAFALVADEFDGDTVSETLYTPTPEGAMGDTLAEVRERFDTEVGSYPAGRGTPNRLKVVGDDPDEVARTVAWLEDNVETVPEPE; encoded by the coding sequence ATGGACGTGGCCCTGCTCACCGTCGGCGACGAGGTACTCGCCGGCGACACGGTCAACACGAACGCCTCGTGGCTCGCCGCCGAACTCGCGGCGCGGGGGGCGACGGTCCCCCGCATCCTCACGGTGCCGGACGACCGCGGGGTCATCGCGGAGTGGGTCGCCCGCTTCCGCGCCGACTACGACGCCGTCGTCGTCACGGGCGGCATCGGCGGCACCCCCGACGACGTGACGCTCGAAGCCGTCGCCGAGGGCCTCGACCGCGAGTACGTCGTCTTCCCCGACGTGCGCGAGGGCCTCGTCGCCAAGGCCGAGGCGTTCCGCGAGGAGAACCCCGACCTCGCGGAGAGCTACGAGTTCGACCTGGACTTCGACGCGGCCGCGCGCCTTCCCGAGGGCGCGCGCCCGCTCGTCACCGACGCCGGGTGGGCCGCCGGCTGTGCCGTCGACGGCGTCTACGTGTTCCCGGGCATTCCCGACGAGATGAAGGCGGCGTTCGCGCTCGTCGCCGACGAGTTCGACGGCGACACCGTCTCCGAGACGCTGTACACCCCGACGCCAGAAGGAGCGATGGGCGACACGCTCGCCGAGGTTCGCGAGCGGTTCGACACCGAGGTCGGGAGCTACCCGGCGGGCCGCGGCACGCCGAACCGCCTGAAGGTCGTCGGCGACGACCCCGACGAGGTCGCCCGGACGGTCGCGTGGCTGGAGGACAACGTCGAGACGGTGCCGGAGCCGGAGTAA
- the aroA gene encoding 3-phosphoshikimate 1-carboxyvinyltransferase, with product MRGSVRAPPSKSYTHRAVLAAGYADGATVRNPLDSADTRATARAVEAFGGTVERGDDAFVVEGFDGRPDTPEDVLDCANSGTTMRLTTATAALGSGLTVLTGDGSLRSRPQGPLLDALADLGARAESTRDDGRAPLVVGGHIDGGEVAIPGDVSSQYVTALLMAGAVTETGVGVELTTELKSAPYVDITLEVLRDFGVEAEATDDGYRVPGGQTYAPAGGEYAVPGDFSSMSYLLAAGALAADGELTVLGARPSAQGDSAIVDVLSRMGAPLDWDREAGEIAVSRADLAGVEVDVGDTPDLLPTIAALGAAADGTTRITNCEHVRYKETDRVSAMADELGELGAVVEEEHDTLVVRGGESTLRGGTVSGHDDHRIVMSLALCGLVADGDVTVEGADHVDVSFPGFFGTLRDLGADVTEQA from the coding sequence ATCCGGGGGTCGGTCCGCGCGCCGCCGTCGAAGAGCTACACCCACCGGGCCGTCCTCGCGGCCGGCTACGCCGACGGCGCGACCGTCCGGAACCCGCTGGACTCCGCCGACACCCGAGCCACCGCCCGCGCCGTCGAGGCGTTCGGCGGGACGGTCGAGCGCGGCGACGACGCCTTCGTCGTCGAGGGGTTCGACGGCCGACCCGACACCCCAGAGGACGTGCTCGACTGCGCGAACTCCGGGACGACGATGCGGCTCACGACGGCGACCGCGGCGCTCGGGTCGGGGCTGACCGTGCTCACGGGCGACGGCTCGCTCCGGTCGCGACCGCAGGGCCCGCTGCTCGACGCGCTCGCTGACCTCGGCGCGCGCGCCGAGTCCACCCGGGACGACGGACGAGCGCCGCTCGTCGTCGGCGGCCACATCGACGGCGGCGAGGTGGCCATCCCCGGCGACGTGTCCTCGCAGTACGTCACCGCGCTGCTGATGGCCGGTGCCGTCACGGAGACGGGCGTCGGCGTGGAGCTGACGACGGAGCTCAAGTCCGCGCCGTACGTCGATATCACGCTCGAAGTCCTCCGCGACTTCGGGGTCGAGGCCGAGGCGACGGACGACGGCTACCGCGTTCCGGGGGGGCAGACGTACGCACCCGCGGGCGGTGAGTACGCGGTCCCCGGCGACTTCTCCTCGATGTCGTACCTCCTCGCGGCGGGGGCGCTCGCGGCCGACGGGGAGCTGACCGTTCTGGGCGCCCGCCCGAGCGCGCAGGGCGACTCGGCCATCGTGGACGTGCTCTCGCGGATGGGCGCGCCGCTCGACTGGGACCGCGAGGCCGGCGAGATAGCCGTCTCCCGCGCCGACCTCGCGGGCGTCGAGGTGGACGTGGGCGACACGCCCGACCTCCTGCCGACCATCGCGGCGCTGGGCGCGGCCGCCGACGGGACGACCCGCATCACGAACTGCGAGCACGTCCGGTACAAGGAGACGGACCGGGTGAGCGCGATGGCCGACGAACTCGGAGAACTGGGGGCGGTCGTCGAGGAGGAGCACGACACGCTCGTCGTCCGCGGCGGCGAGTCGACGCTCCGCGGCGGCACCGTCTCGGGCCACGACGACCACCGAATCGTCATGTCGCTCGCGCTCTGCGGGCTCGTCGCCGACGGCGACGTGACGGTCGAGGGCGCCGACCACGTCGACGTCTCCTTCCCCGGCTTCTTCGGGACGCTCCGCGACCTCGGCGCCGACGTAACCGAGCAGGCGTGA